The DNA window CACGCCAACCAACGCGGTGCCTTGACCGGGGAAGTCGTGGAGGTCGAGTAGCTGGAAACCGCCGAAGCCGGGCGTGCGGAGCGCCGCTTCGATGTCGTGCTTGTAGGCGCCGGCCTGCCACTTTCCGGATGCCATGAGGAAGTCGCGGGCCTGATCGATCAGGCCGTTCCTTTCGGCCGTTTCGCGGAAAATCTCGAGGTTCCCGGCACGGAAGAATCCGTCGTACTTGGCAATCTCTTCGAAGTTTGGATAGGCGCACCACTGGCCGATCTCGTGGGCGATGATGGGGGCGTCGCGATGCTTGTCCGCATATTGGCGCCAGTCGAAGGTGGTCGAAGGAGGTGTCGAGTTGATGATCGAGCCGAGCCCCTGACCCCAGCCCTGGATGCGGGGGTTGATCGGGATGTGGAAGTCGCTTCCCTTCATTACCGGCCAGCCGGCGGCGGTGGTGTAGAGCCGGCGCGGATCCTTCGAGCGCTGCCGATCCACCCAGTCCGCCAGCCACTCCTTGTGCTTCGGTCCGCCCGGCTCGTTGCCGTAGGCCATGAAGACGAAACTCGGATGGTTACCGTAGGTGCTGAGGATCCTCTTGGTCTCTGCGTTGATCCACCGGTCGACGGGACGCCCGGACCCGACTTCCGCGGACCCCTTGGCCCAGGCTGAGGCTTCCGGCTGGAGGTAGAACCCGAGTCGGTCGGCCGCGACAAACGCGGCTCTCGGCGGGCACCACGAGTGGAAGCGCATGTGGTTGAGCCCGTGATCCTTGCAGATGCGGATGATGCGCTCCCACGAGGCGAGGTCGGTTGGCGGGTGACCCGTTTTTGGAAAGATCGCGCATTCGAGCGTGCCGCGCATGAAGGCACGGCGGCCATTGAGATGCAGGATTCCGTTACGGTTTTCGACCTCCCGGAAGCCGAAGGTGGTGTCGACTTCATCGACCGCCATATCGTCGCCGGTGAACAACTGGACCTGGGCGGAGTAGAGCTGCGGATCGAACTCGTCCCACAGCTGCGGAGCCGACTCGAGCTTCGCATTGAGCTCAATCCGGTAGGTGCCGTCCTTTTCCCGGGCGAAGGCGACGGCTTTGGCGAAGGCCGAGTTTGAGGCGTCAGGAGAACGGATTTCGGCCAGAAGCGACGCTTCGTGAAGCTTGGGGTCGGTTTGGCCGCTGACGATCAGCCGGACGCTACCGTCGTTGCTCGGAAAAACGCCAACGTGCTCGATGCGGTTGTTCCCGGGGGCATCCAGGGTCATCGAGCCGACGATCCCGTTCCAGTTGCCTTGGGTGTGGTCGCTCACCGAGTGGGCGTTCGGGCCCGGGTTGACCTCGTCCAGGCGATTGTCGATCCGCAGCGTCATGGTGTGTGCTCCGGTATCGAGCGGCCCGAATTCGAAAACGTGCGGAGTCCCAAGCGCGTCCTGTCGGCCGATGCGTTGCCCATTGATCCACAGCGTGCTGTCCCAGTGTACGCGCTCGAACTCAACCCTCAGTGTCCGGTCGCTCCACTCTGCCGGGACGGTGAACTCGCGTTGATACCATGCCGGGCCGACATAGTGGCGTGGTGGCGTCAGGAAATAGGGCGACTTGAAATTGTCGGTGTCGAGCCACTCGCGGAACAGGTCGGGCTGGGGCCAGCTTGCGATGGTCCAGTCGGATTCCATTGAAGGTGACTCGCCGAATCCTTGTGCGGTGAGCATTCCGGGCAGTCGGATGGTATCCGGAAACCGCCAGTTGTCCGGTTGATCCCGGAGGCCGGAGTCCGACGGGTCCAGTGCGAAGCGCCAGTCGCCCGAGAGGTCGACCGGTTCGGTCGCCATCAGGGAACTGGCAAGTGCGACTGGAAGCAGGAGTCGGATCATGGGGAGTCTTCAGTGGCGCTGACGAAGCTCTGGAGAATCGCGTCGGCGGCGACCCGGTGACCGGCGGCATTGGGATGGTTGGCGGTCGAGTGAAGGTCGGCTTGTGGCGTGCCGGACTGCAACTCGGCGACCCATGCGGCCGACACATCGGCGAGCAAGACGTCTTCCTCGCTGGCGAGACGGCGGATCATGTCGGCGAGGACCCGGAGCCGGTTGGCGGGATCGGAGAGATCTTCGCGAGTGTCGCCCGTCGGAGTGCACAGGACGACAGGGACACCGGCGGTCTTCGCGGCGGTGATCATCGATCTCCACGCGGTCTCAACGGCAGCCGCATCCTGGCTGCGGTCGTTGAGAGCGTAGTCGATGAAGATCAGATCGGGCTTGTGTTTGAGCACATCTGCTTGGAAGCGGGCGGCTCCCGGGATGCTGTTCTCTCCGCCGATGCTGGTCGTGATCACGTTGACCACCGCGTTCGGGTAGCGCTGTTTGAGATCGCGGTGGAAGAAATGGGGGTAGGATTCGAACGGTCGGACATCGGGCGCGACGAAATATCCCGAAGGAACGCTGTGGCCATGAAACACGATGTTGACCGTCCGGTTGTTCGGCCACGTTTTCTTCAGCTCGGTGTCGAGATCGGTAAGCGGCGCGGCGGACGCCAGAGTGGCGGTGGCCAGAAGAAGAGTCAGCGTTTTCATGGGACGGAGGTCTGCGTGAGAGTGGTCTTGAGTGCGGCGGCGCCCGGCTCTGCCGCGTCGAATGCGAGCACCTTTTCGACGGCGGACTCCGCTTCGTCAAATGCGCGGAGGCCGTGGCTGGCGAGAGCGATCAGGAGCCAGGCGTCGGCGTCGCGGCGGGACCGGAGATCCTCATCGAAAACCAGCAGATTCGGCAGGCTGGTGGCGAAGTAGTCGATCTTGGCCGGCTCCGACAACATGGTCCGCGCGAATTGCCGCATGTCTTCGAACAGTCCGACCGCTTCGTTCTCGCGGCCGAGTTCGATCAGCGAGAGGCCGCGGTAGTAGGAGAGGGGCGAGTGCTCGGCGACCGCCATCTCCGTAAAGTCTCCGCGCTCGGACGCCGACGCCTCGAAAGCTGCGGTTGCTTCATCCTGGCGGCCCAGCATCGTGAGGCTGCGTCCCAGCCAGTAGTTGACGTCCGCCTTCGCCTGGAGCGGGTGATAGGCTTCGCCCAAGCTTTCGGGGGTCTCCATGGCGAGGCCGAACTCCCGGTGGGCGGCCTCGGCGTCTCCTTTGTCCAATGCGGCCTGACCGAGCTTGAGCCGTGCCGTGGTGTATTGCCTGACGACGGAGCCTTCGCCGCCTTCCCATGGGTGGAACCGGCGTGACAACAGAAGCTGGAGAGCTTTCGCGGGTTGATCCGAAAGATTGAGAAGGGCCGCCAGTTCGACGGTTGCGTCGTCGCGTCTGAGGACGAGTTCCGAGTGGGCTTCCAAAAAGCGCAGGCGTTCTTCCGGCGGACGGTTCCGCTTGCGGGCCAGTTGGTCGGACTCGCTGACAAGCCGCGGGTCATCGGGAGCGAGTTCGCGCGCGGTCTTGTAATGAGCGGCAGCCTTCTCGCCGTCGCCTTGGTGGTTCCATATCGCGATTCCGAGATTGCGATGGACTTGAGGGTTGCGGCTACCGGCATCGGCCGCGGAGCTCCATGCGCGGATGGCGTCGGCGTGACGACGTTTGTCGTAGAGCAGATTCCCCAGACCGTAAGCCGCAACCGGATCCGGCCCGGGTCGCGAGATTGCCCATTCCAGCACCTTCATCTCTTCGATGCGTGAAGGGAACAGGTGGTCCGGGGAAGACTCGCGGGCTGCCGTGAGCGTGGCATCGGCATCCGTCGAGGTGGTGCGGTGCTTGAACCACGCGAGCACGTAGGCGGTCATCGTCGTCCGCTCGAGCGGATTGGGGACGGCGACGGGGGTGGTCTCGGCGGCATGGTGTGCCTCGATCAGCTCGATGGCTTCCGCAAAGAATCCTGCTTCCTCGAAATCAAACGCGAGGTCGAGAACCGTCTGGGCATCATTGCGGCAAGCGTCTGGAATCCGGATGCCCTTTCCTTCGACGAGTCCTCGCACGACGCGAGCCCAATGGTCGAGGGGATCGGAGGCGAGCAGGGGTTCGAGGGTGCGCGTTGCCTCTTCCGATCGTTCCAGCCGGTGCAGGACCAGAGACATGAGAACCTTGGCCTTGTTGTGATCCCGATTGGTGGCGAGGGAGGCGTCGAGTTGTTCCAGCGCGGAGTTCCAACAGTGGCGGGAGCATTCGATCGTGGCGATCTGGTAGTGTGCACTACTGCGCCACTCGTAGTTCCACGCCGCCTTGTGGAGGCAGCGCAACGCGGCCTCGGAGTCGCCAAGGTAGCGCCAAGCGAGTCCGAGATGGTAGTGGGCTTCTCCAGTGACGGGGTTCGGGTGGCGGGATGTCAGGCGGCCGACGGCCTCGGTGAGGTGCGCGCGGGCGTTCTCGAACTCGCCGCGAAGCAATGCCCGGCGTCCGAGTGCGGTCCGGGCTCGGCAATCACCCGGATCCCTCTCGATGGCCTCCAGCCAGTAGGGTTCGGGCTCCCGGGTCGGATGACGGTACTGCTCGAGGTGTTCGCCGATCAGGTAAAGTTCCTCATTCGTCTTCGCATCGTCCGGAAGGGGCGGCTCGGTCGCCACATCCCTTTCCCGGGACAGCTCCGAAGTGTCGACAGGCCGATAAGCGAGCGCCACACGTCCTTCGCTGTCGAGCAGTTCGACCAGAAGCTCCGCCGGATTTTCGCCGGGGAAGCTTAGACCGGAATCCGCTAGCGATTCGCCGGGGACCAGCTTCACGGGCAGTGTGCCGATCAAGCCGGATGGGGTGGAGAGGCGAAGCTGGCCGTCGAAGGGCTCCGACACGCAGAGGCCAATGGCGATGGAGCGGTCTTCCCTGATGTCGAGAGCGAGTGCGGCTTCGTTGTTTGCCTGCTGCACCGGGCCGATGTTCTGGATCGGCCACCACGACTGGGTGAAGGTCTTGGTTTCGTAAGGTAGAAGATAGGTGAAGTCCGGCTGGTTGTCGGTGTAGATGCCGGCCATCAGCTCAACGTAAGGCCCGCCTTCATCGGTCAGTTCGCGGTCCCATGCCCAACCGAAGCGGTCGTTGCCCCAGGTCCACTGCTTTTTGCCGGGTGCGATGTGGCGGTCCGCGACGTGGACGAAGCCGCCATTCCTGGCGAAGTCATAGCCACCGAAGAAATCGAACCGGGTCTGGCAGACCATGTAAGAGGTCGGAACCGGAATGTTGGCATACCACGAGAGATCGTCTGCTCCGGGGCGCTCGCGATAGTCGATGCCGTAGTAGGGATTTCTGGCGATCGGGAAACTGGACATCGCGCGGACGGCATGGTCCGCGACGTAATGGACGTCCGGGGGGAAGAAGGACTGGTAGCGGTCGTGAACCTCGGCGGCGACATTGGCCCACCAGAGGAAGGTGTGGGTGTGGGGGGTGCGGTTGTAGAGACGTCCGCGGAGCTCCACCCGCGAGGAGCCGGGACGCAGGCGGATCCCGTGCATGCCCTTCAGCCGGTTCAGCGGGTCGTGCTCGGACATCCAGATCGTGAACACTCCGTCGCCTTCGTCCTCGATGTGGACGTCGGTCGGCATGAACGTGCCGGGCCGGTGGTGCTGCGGCCAGTTGAACTCGACTCCGCCGGAGACCCACGGGCCCGCGAGCCCGACGAGGGCCGGCTTGATCACGTCCTGACGGTAGAAGAAGTCGTAGTCGTTGTTGGTCTTGTCCTGACCGATCAGAATTCTTCCCCCGATCTCGGGAAGCATTACGAGACGGACGAAGTCGTTCTCAAGGGTCGCGGCCTGATAAGAGACCGGCACGGATTCGTCGTGCACCTTGTCGATGAAGGGAACCGGATAGACCTTTCCGGAGCTTCCCTGATAGACGCGGCGCTCGAAGAACATCGGGTTCTTCTCGGGCTCGCCGACCGGATACGTCGGGATGATGCGCGGTTCGATGCGGGCAATGACGGACATGACGGGTCAGCGGAAGATGAGGAACAGGGCCGCAACGGCGGCGATGACCGCGAAGGCGGCGACCTTCACGACCGGTTCGGTGGTCAGCGCGACGTCCTCGCGTTCGGGCAGGACGCGGGGTTCGTGCAGTGGACGGGCGAGCGTGATCCCGATCATCACCGCGAACACGACCCCGAAGGCGCAGAGGACCTGGGTGAGGAAATGCATTTCGAACCACGGTTCGCCGAGGATGCCTGCGAACAGTCCCTGTTTGGTGGCGATCTGGAAGAAGGAGTAGGCGAAGGGGCCGAGGACGAGTGCGACAAAGCCGGCTTGCGACGGAGCTCGCGGGAGTAGGAAGGCTCCGAGGAACGCGGCAACCACACCGGGCCAGATGAAGCCTTGGAATTGCTGGATGAATCCGAAGACGCCGTCGGTGAGCAGCGGAGCTGAGATGCAGCCGATGATGACGAAAACGACCGTCAGAATCCGTCCGAGCATGACGATCCGGGACTGGCTGGCCTTCGGGTTGATCAGGCGCTGGTAGAGGTCGATGGAGGCAATCGTCGATGAAGAGTTCAGCAACGACGCGAGGGTCGAAACGATCGCTCCCGCGATCGCGGCGAAGATGAAACCGCGGAGTCCCGGGCCGACGAGTTGCTTGATCAGGGTTGGGTAGGCGCCGTCCGCCTTGTCGGCGATTTCCTCGGGGAAGAGGTTCGCTGCCATGATCCCGGGCATCACGATTGCGAACGGAACCAGCAGCCACAGCGCGCCGGCGAAGATCATTCCGAGTTGCCCGTCGCGGAGTGTCTTTGCCGCGAGATTCCGCTGAACGATGAACTGGTTCAGTCCGCAGTAGTAGACCATCACGATCCACATGCTGCTGAAGACCGTGTGCCATGGCAGGTCCTTGTAGCCGGGATGACCTTCGAAGAGCAGGAGTTTGAGTTTGTCGGCATTCGCGGTCGAAAAGTCGGCCCAGCCGCCCGAGGCATTGAGACCGAGGAAGAAGACGATCATGCCTCCCGCAAGCAGCGCGATGCCTTGGATCAGGTCGGCGTATGCGATCGCCTTCAGCCCGCCGGTTGCGGCGTAGAGGGTGCCGATCGCCCCGATGATCCAGACGCCGCTGCCCATCGGGATTCCGACGAGGATCTTGAGGGCGGTGGCGCCGGTGTACAACACCGCGGTGAGGAGGACTCCGACGTAGATCACGACGGTGATCAGGGCCATCACGCTGCGCGTTGCCTTGTCGTAGCGATACTCGAGGAACTCCGGCATCGTGTAGATGCCCGCGCGCAGGAACTTCGGAAGCAGGGTGATCGCGACGAGCGCGATGAAAACCGAGCCCATCAGCTGCCAAGCCGCTACGGCCAGTCCCTGGCTGGCGGCACCGGCGCCGGCCATGCCGACCATCTGCTCGGACGAGATATTCGCGGCGACGATGGAAATCCCAATCACCGGCCAGCTCAGCGAGCGGCCTCCGAGGAAGTAGGAGGATTCGTCCTCGGTCGTGCCTTGGGTCCTTCGGCTTTTCCACAGGGAAAAGCCGATGACGATCAGGAAGAAGAGAACGAAGGTTGAAATGGTCAGGGTTTCCACGGCGGTGATGGGGGGATGATGCTGGGCTTCTCTGAGAAAACGGGCGATTGTCTGTTCTGGTTGTGATGTAGTCTATTTTATTCAGTGTCCGTCAAGATGCTCGGAACTCCCTAAGCCGTGGAATGGGCGGGGTGGTTTCATGCTTGGTCGGTCTCTTGGATGGTGCGATCCCGATCCTGTTGTGACTGAGGAACAAGCTGAGGATTTCGTGGCTCTGGCGTTGGCCGGGATCGACCGGGAGTATCCGAACAAGCCCGGAGCGGTGCTGACGGGTGCGGGTGAATTGAAGACGCCCAGGCAAATGCATCCGGTCTTCTTCGGGCACTTCGACTGGCACTCGTCGGTCCACGGGCACTGGATGCTGGTGCGGCTGGTCCGTCTGTTCCCTGAGGCCGGTTTTTCGGACCGGGTGAGAGAGATGCTCGATTCGCGGCTGTCCGCGGGCGGTCTGCGGGCCGAGGCGGATTACTTCCTTGAGCCGGAAAACCGTTCGTTTGAACGGATGTATGGATGGGCATGGGCGCTTCGGCTGGCTCTTGAGCTGGCGAATTGGAATGATGTTCAGGCGCAGGACTGGTCGCAGCGATTCAAGCCACTGGAGGAAACGTTGGTGCGGCTCGCAACGGACTATCTGCCGAAGATGGATTGGCCGGTGCGCTGCGGCTTCCACCCCGAGTCGGCGTTTCCTCTGGCGCAGATGCTCGACTACGCGCGCGGGGTGGGAGATCGCGAGCTTGATGAGTTGCTGATCGAGCGGTCGCTCCGGTTCTACGGCGAGGATCGTAATTACCCCACCCGCTACGAGCCGTCCGGCAACGACTTCTTTTCACCCGGGCTCAACGAGGCGGACCTGATGCGGAGGGTGCTCGATCGTGACCGGTTTGAGCGATGGCTCGAAGGTTTCCTCCCCCGATTGGGGGAGGAAGAGGCAGGCAACCTCCTGAATCCGGTGAAGATCAGTGATCCCTCGGACGGTCATCTGATCCATTTGGCCGGGCTGAATCTCAGCCGCTCATGGGCGATGAAGGGAATCGCATCCGCTTTGTCGTGCGACGATCCGCGGGTGTCCGTGCTCGAAAGGTCAGCGGCCGCACACGAAGCTGCCGGCTTGGCATTCGTACGTACGGGACATTACGAAGGAGAGCACTGGTTGGCTTCGTTCGCGGTGTATTTGTTGGGGAAAAGCGGACGATAACGTGTTCTCGTGACTTGGCATTGGCCGGGGATCACCACAGTTTCTTCGCGTGTCGCGTGTGACGAACATCTCCGCCTACCATTTTACGCCGATGGCGGATCTCAAGGGGCTGCGGACCCGCCTGCTGGATTTCTGTAAGAACCACGGACTGAAAGGCACCATCCTGCTCGCACCCGAGGGCATCAACCTGTTCGTCGCAGGTGAGCACCTGGCCATCGAGGAATTGGTGTTCGAACTCCGCAAGATGCCGGGGATGGGTGACTTGCAGCCCAAATACAGCGAAAGCGACGAGCAGCCGTTCTCACGAATGCTGGTTCGCCTCAAGAAGGAGATCATCGCCTTCGGCGTCGAGGGGATCGACCCTGCCGCCCACACTTCGCCGCGAATCGCGCCCAAGGAGTTGAAGCAGTGGCTCGATGAGGGGCGTCCGGTCGTGCTCTACGACACGCGCAACGACTACGAGATCAAGCTCGGCACATTCAAAGGCGCGCTGCCGGCCGGTATCCGCCACTTCCGCGACTTTCCCGAGGCGGTCAGCCGCTTGCCGGACAAACTCAAGGACACGCCGGTCGTGACTTTCTGTACTGGCGGGATCCGCTGCGAGAAGGCGGCTCCGTTCATGGAGCGGATGGGTTTCAAGCAGGTTTACCAACTCGACGGCGGCATCCTGAAGTACTTCGAAGAGGTCGGTGGCGACCACTACGACGGTGAATGCTTTGTCTTCGACCACCGGGTCGGGCTCGACCCGGGGCTGCGCGAATCGGGTTCGGTGGTCTGCTTCGCCTGCCAGACGCCTCTGACCGAAGAGGAAGCCGAGGACCCCCGTTACGTGGCGGGCGAGTCGTGCCCTTACTGCTACCGGAGCGACGAAGCCCGCAGCTTGGCGGCGATTGGCGGCAGGCAGGTGGTGCTCGACGAGCTGGCGCGAAGCCTTCCCGGCAGCACTCCATACGACAACCGGAAGCCGATCCGGATTCCCGGGTCACGCGACGGGCTTACGCTGCTCGACGCCCTTGACGCGATGTTTCCTTACTTCGGACGGGACGCTTGGAAAGAGCGGATCGATTCCGGAATGATTCTCGGTCCGGACGATGAGGTCGCGTCGGAGGGCGATCGCGTGCGTGCGGGTGAGGAATACGTCCGGGTGCTGCCGCAAATGGTCGAACCGGACGTCAATGGCGAGGTCCGGATTCTCGCCCAGGACGAGGCGCTTGTGGTGATCGACAAGCCGGCTCCTCTACCGGTGCATCCCTGCGGCAGGTTCAATAGAAACACCCTGGAGTATTTCCTGCGCCACGCGTGGGCGCCGGAGATTCCGCGTCCGGCGCATCGGCTCGATGCCAACACCACCGGAGTTGTGGTTTGCACCCGGACCCGGCACTTCGCTCGGATCGTCCAGCCACAGTTCGCGCGGGGTGAGGTCGGGAAGTCGTATTTGGCGAAGGTGCATGGACACCCGCTTGAGGATGAATTCGAGATCGACGCTCCGATTGGCGATGCTCCGGCCAAGCTTGGCGCGCGGGAAATCGATGAGGAGGAAGGCGTCGAGGCACTCACCCGTGTGGCGGTCGTCGACCGGTGCGAGGACGGCACCAGCCTGCTCAAGATCACTCCGCTGACGGGCCGCACCAACCAGATCCGCATCCATCTGTGGCAGACTGGCCACCCGATCGTCGGTGATCCGGTGTATTTGCGCGACATGCTGCGCGGCGACCGGCAGACGCTTTCCACCGAAGATCCGCCGATGTGCCTGCACGCTTGGAGGATTTCGCTGAGCCACCCGATCTCAGGAAAGCGGATGACCTACGAGGCTCCGGTGCCCGAGTGGTTCGATGAGCGCGTGCTGCAGTCCGCCGGTGCGGATTGACTTGCGGGCCGGTCTTTGACGGCATGGCGGCATGCAAAGAATCATTCTGAGTGCCTTGGTGGTCCTCTGGCCGTTGTCGGTCGCCCATGGGCGCGAGTTCACCGGCAAGAACGGCAAGAAGATCGAAGCCGAAATCATTTCGAAGACACCCGACACCGTGGAGCTCAAACTCGATACCGGCAAGACGGTCACGGTTCCACTAACGTCGCTGTCGGAGGCGGATCAGCTCTACATCCGTGTTTGGGAATCACCCGAGGACAAGGCAGCGAGGTTGAAGGCCGTCGAACTGGCCGAGGTGCTCAAGGCCAAGGGGTTCATCGACTGCCCGATTGAGAAGGTCGAGCAAGGCACCGTGGTGACGCTGGATGTCGACGGCAAGACGATCAAGATGCTGATCGATCATCGCAACGAGCAACCCCTGATCCAGAAGGCGGCGATCGAGCGCCTCGGGCTCAAGATGGAGAAAGTCGAAGGGGGTGGGAACGTTCTTGGCACCTTCACGCCAGCGAAGTTGGGCAATGGCTCGTCGAGCCGTCCGGGGATGGAGTTCTATGTGGTGAACATCGACAGCCTGCCCGAAGGGATCGACGGAATGATTGGCGGGCAGGTGTTCGTCGACACCGAAGTGTGGGTAGATTTCGCGAGGAAAGTCCTCTGGATGAAGGGCGGTTCCTGATGGATGAATCCTGAAAGACCGATGACAGAGCGTATGATGAAAGCCGTTGCCTACCGGACCCCCGGAGCGATCGACCGGGATGACGCCTTGCAGGATGTCGAATTGGAAGTGCCGGTACCCGGCGAACGCGACCTGTTGGTCAGGGTGCGTGCGGTTTCGGTGAATCCGGTGGATACCAAGCAGCGCAAGGGCGTCGAACCTCCGGATGGAGATTGGCGGGTGCTCGGATTCGATGCCTGTGGCGTGGTGGAAAAGATCGGAGCAGGGGTTGAGGGCTTCCGTGTCGGTGACGAGGTCTACTACGCCGGGTGTATCGACCGCCCAGGGTCCAACAGCGAGTTCCAGTGTGTCGACGAGAGAATTGTCGGCCGCAAGCCGTCGAGCCTCAGCGATGCCGAGGCCGCAGCGTTGCCGCTCACATCCATCACTGCTTGGGAAATGCTGTTCGACCGTTTGGAAGTCCGGCGACCGACCCCGCAGGGCGGAAGACTGATTCTGATCATCGGCGGAGCGGGGGGTGTCGGTTCGATCACGATCCAGCTATTGCGTGCATTGACCGACCTTACCGTCATCGCCACGGCGTCGCGTCCGGAGACCCGCGAATGGGTGCTTGAGTGCGGAGCGCACCACGTGATCGATCACAGCAAGCCCCTCGCTCCGCAGGTGGCGGAGCTGGGACTCGGGGCCCCGGGTTTCGTTTTCTCCACCACCCAGACCGATCGCCACATGGCCGATGTCATCGAGTTGATCGCGCCTCAGGGACGATTCGGGCTCATCGATGATCCGCCCGAGCTGAATGTGATGCCGCTCAAGCGGAAGTCGGTTTCGCTCCGCTGGGAGTTGATGTTCACCCGCCCTCTTTTCGGAACTCCGGACGTCGGGGAGCAGGGGGGCTTGCTCAACGAGGTCGCCGGGCTTGTCGAGGCGGGGAGGGTGAA is part of the Haloferula helveola genome and encodes:
- a CDS encoding sulfurtransferase, which produces MSRVTNISAYHFTPMADLKGLRTRLLDFCKNHGLKGTILLAPEGINLFVAGEHLAIEELVFELRKMPGMGDLQPKYSESDEQPFSRMLVRLKKEIIAFGVEGIDPAAHTSPRIAPKELKQWLDEGRPVVLYDTRNDYEIKLGTFKGALPAGIRHFRDFPEAVSRLPDKLKDTPVVTFCTGGIRCEKAAPFMERMGFKQVYQLDGGILKYFEEVGGDHYDGECFVFDHRVGLDPGLRESGSVVCFACQTPLTEEEAEDPRYVAGESCPYCYRSDEARSLAAIGGRQVVLDELARSLPGSTPYDNRKPIRIPGSRDGLTLLDALDAMFPYFGRDAWKERIDSGMILGPDDEVASEGDRVRAGEEYVRVLPQMVEPDVNGEVRILAQDEALVVIDKPAPLPVHPCGRFNRNTLEYFLRHAWAPEIPRPAHRLDANTTGVVVCTRTRHFARIVQPQFARGEVGKSYLAKVHGHPLEDEFEIDAPIGDAPAKLGAREIDEEEGVEALTRVAVVDRCEDGTSLLKITPLTGRTNQIRIHLWQTGHPIVGDPVYLRDMLRGDRQTLSTEDPPMCLHAWRISLSHPISGKRMTYEAPVPEWFDERVLQSAGAD
- a CDS encoding zinc-binding alcohol dehydrogenase family protein, whose translation is MKAVAYRTPGAIDRDDALQDVELEVPVPGERDLLVRVRAVSVNPVDTKQRKGVEPPDGDWRVLGFDACGVVEKIGAGVEGFRVGDEVYYAGCIDRPGSNSEFQCVDERIVGRKPSSLSDAEAAALPLTSITAWEMLFDRLEVRRPTPQGGRLILIIGGAGGVGSITIQLLRALTDLTVIATASRPETREWVLECGAHHVIDHSKPLAPQVAELGLGAPGFVFSTTQTDRHMADVIELIAPQGRFGLIDDPPELNVMPLKRKSVSLRWELMFTRPLFGTPDVGEQGGLLNEVAGLVEAGRVKTTLTEVAGRIDAATLREAHARIESGTARGKIVLEGF